A genomic segment from Comamonas terrigena NBRC 13299 encodes:
- a CDS encoding carboxyl transferase domain-containing protein — protein sequence MNILGTQLNPRSADFLANAAAMQTVVDDLRARCEQVALGGGEAARAKHVARGKLLPRERVQRLLDPGTPFLELAPLAALNMYGNDAPGAGLIAGIGRVSGVDCMVVCNDATVKGGTYYPITVKKHLRAQEIAAQNHLPCIYLVDSGGANLPNQDDVFPDREHFGRIFFNQANMSAQGISQIAVVMGSCTAGGAYVPAMSDESIIVKNQGTIFLGGPPLVKAATGEVVSAEDLGGGDVHTRLSGVADHLAQNDMHALALARQAVANLNKNKAPAQGDSTPAAPLFDARELYGVIPVDTRKPFDVREIIARIVDGSQFDEFKARFGSTLVCGFARIEGMQVGIIANNGILFSESAVKGAHFIELCCQRKIPLVFLQNITGFMVGRKYENEGIARHGAKLVTAVATAAVPKFTIIIGGSFGAGNYGMCGRAFSPRFLWMWPNARISVMGGEQAASVLATVKRDGIEAKGGSWSAQEEEAFKSPIRQQYEDQGHPYYATARLWDDGVIDPADTRRVLALGLSASRNAPIEDTQFGVFRM from the coding sequence ATGAACATTCTGGGGACACAACTTAACCCGCGTTCCGCGGATTTCCTGGCCAATGCCGCTGCGATGCAGACGGTGGTGGATGACCTGCGTGCGCGCTGCGAACAGGTGGCGCTGGGGGGCGGCGAGGCTGCCCGTGCCAAGCATGTGGCGCGCGGCAAGCTGCTGCCGCGCGAACGCGTGCAGCGCCTGCTGGATCCGGGAACGCCGTTTCTGGAGCTGGCGCCGCTGGCCGCCTTGAACATGTATGGCAACGATGCGCCGGGTGCCGGGCTGATTGCCGGCATCGGCCGCGTCAGCGGCGTGGACTGCATGGTGGTGTGCAACGATGCCACGGTCAAAGGCGGCACCTACTACCCCATCACGGTCAAGAAGCACCTGCGCGCCCAGGAAATCGCCGCGCAGAACCATCTGCCGTGCATTTACCTGGTCGACTCCGGTGGTGCCAACCTGCCGAATCAGGACGATGTGTTTCCGGACCGCGAACACTTCGGCCGCATCTTCTTCAACCAGGCCAATATGAGCGCCCAGGGCATTTCCCAGATCGCGGTGGTCATGGGCAGCTGCACGGCCGGCGGCGCCTATGTGCCGGCCATGAGCGATGAGTCCATCATCGTCAAGAACCAGGGCACGATCTTTCTGGGCGGCCCGCCCCTGGTGAAGGCGGCCACCGGCGAGGTGGTCAGCGCCGAAGACCTGGGCGGCGGCGATGTGCATACGCGCCTGTCCGGCGTGGCCGACCATCTGGCGCAGAACGATATGCATGCGCTGGCGCTGGCCCGCCAGGCGGTGGCGAATCTGAACAAGAACAAGGCGCCAGCGCAGGGAGACAGCACGCCGGCGGCGCCGCTGTTTGATGCCCGGGAGCTGTATGGTGTGATTCCGGTGGATACGCGCAAGCCATTCGATGTGCGCGAAATCATTGCCCGCATCGTGGACGGCAGCCAGTTCGACGAGTTCAAGGCCCGCTTCGGCAGCACGCTGGTCTGTGGTTTTGCCCGCATCGAAGGCATGCAGGTGGGCATCATTGCCAACAACGGCATTCTGTTCAGCGAGTCGGCCGTCAAGGGGGCGCACTTCATCGAGCTGTGCTGCCAGCGCAAGATTCCGCTGGTGTTTCTGCAGAACATCACCGGCTTCATGGTGGGCCGCAAGTACGAGAACGAAGGCATTGCCCGCCACGGTGCCAAGCTGGTCACGGCCGTGGCCACGGCCGCGGTGCCCAAGTTCACCATCATCATTGGCGGCAGCTTTGGCGCCGGCAACTACGGCATGTGCGGCCGCGCCTTCAGCCCGCGTTTCCTGTGGATGTGGCCCAACGCCCGCATCTCGGTGATGGGCGGCGAGCAGGCGGCCAGCGTGCTGGCCACCGTCAAGCGCGACGGCATCGAAGCCAAGGGCGGCAGCTGGAGCGCGCAGGAGGAAGAGGCCTTCAAGTCCCCAATCCGCCAGCAGTACGAAGACCAGGGCCACCCCTACTACGCCACGGCCCGCCTGTGGGACGATGGCGTGATCGATCCGGCGGATACCCGGCGCGTGCTGGCGCTGGGCCTGTCGGCCAGCCGCAATGCACCGATCGAGGACACGCAGTTCGGCGTGTTCCGCATGTGA
- a CDS encoding Na+/H+ antiporter, with product MHTVETVLLVLMLGAVTGIAARYMRAIPLPLIQIALGAVIAWPQKGLHISFNPELFLLLFIPPLLFADGWRIPKREFFALARPILLLAFGLVCFTVLGLGYFIHWMIPSIPLTVAFALAAVVSPTDAVAVSAITRNLGMPHKTMHMLEGESLLNDASGLVAVKFAVAATLTGAFSWGAVAKDFTWMAVGGLGIGALMGWGFSTARDAITRRVGDLAATQMVLLLVLLPFAAYLAGEKIGVSGILAAVAAGIATNFADLDRGNFISERLQTEGTWSMVESAFNGAIFLLLGLQLPSIIGVTLLDAGDDWWQLVAYVVVISFALLLMRWVWITLGVHGALRRAHQEGKMLEKPSHLLNLATTMAGIRGAVTLAAALSIPVHMRSGLPFPSRDLLIFLATGVILFTLILGSIALPLLLRRMPAHEDTETQHEERSARAAACKAAIASLTMTEEEAQKHDEAWIAQYQEVVGRITQEYRNRIHLLDDSGVATSTEAQRDTPEMVHERRLRYLREMELRLHCIHVERDTLYAERQAHRINDETLRAMVSELDMSEVALRKRLVVARRAAGLPPLPHAGGAH from the coding sequence ATGCACACCGTTGAAACCGTCTTGCTCGTGCTGATGCTCGGTGCCGTCACCGGCATTGCCGCACGCTATATGCGCGCCATTCCGCTGCCTCTGATCCAGATTGCCCTGGGCGCCGTGATTGCCTGGCCCCAGAAGGGGCTGCACATCAGCTTCAATCCTGAACTGTTTCTGCTGCTGTTCATTCCGCCGCTGCTGTTTGCCGACGGCTGGCGCATTCCCAAGCGCGAATTCTTTGCCCTGGCCCGTCCCATCCTGCTGCTGGCCTTCGGTCTGGTGTGCTTCACGGTGCTGGGCCTGGGCTACTTCATCCACTGGATGATTCCGTCCATCCCGCTGACCGTGGCCTTTGCCCTGGCGGCCGTGGTCTCGCCCACGGACGCCGTGGCCGTGTCGGCCATCACGCGCAACCTGGGCATGCCGCACAAGACCATGCACATGCTCGAAGGCGAATCGCTGCTGAACGACGCGTCCGGCCTGGTGGCCGTCAAATTCGCCGTGGCCGCCACGCTGACCGGCGCCTTCTCCTGGGGCGCCGTGGCCAAGGACTTCACCTGGATGGCTGTTGGTGGCCTGGGCATTGGCGCGCTGATGGGCTGGGGTTTCAGCACCGCGCGCGATGCCATCACCCGCCGCGTGGGCGATCTGGCCGCCACGCAGATGGTGTTGCTGCTGGTGCTGCTGCCCTTTGCGGCCTACCTCGCGGGCGAAAAGATCGGGGTCTCGGGCATTCTGGCTGCCGTGGCTGCCGGTATTGCCACCAATTTTGCCGACCTGGACCGTGGCAACTTCATCTCCGAGCGCCTGCAGACCGAGGGCACCTGGAGCATGGTGGAGTCGGCCTTCAACGGTGCCATCTTCCTGCTGCTGGGCCTGCAGCTGCCGTCCATCATCGGCGTGACCTTGCTGGACGCCGGTGACGACTGGTGGCAGCTGGTTGCCTATGTGGTGGTGATTTCCTTTGCCCTGCTGCTGATGCGCTGGGTGTGGATCACGCTGGGCGTGCACGGCGCACTGCGCCGCGCCCACCAGGAGGGCAAGATGCTGGAAAAGCCCTCCCACCTGTTGAATCTGGCCACCACCATGGCCGGCATCCGTGGTGCGGTCACGCTGGCAGCCGCCCTGTCCATTCCGGTCCACATGCGCAGCGGCCTGCCCTTCCCCTCGCGCGATCTGCTGATCTTTCTGGCCACCGGGGTGATTCTGTTCACGCTGATCCTGGGCAGCATCGCCCTGCCGCTGCTGCTGCGCCGCATGCCCGCGCACGAAGACACCGAGACCCAGCACGAGGAGCGCAGTGCCCGCGCCGCCGCCTGCAAGGCGGCCATCGCCAGCCTGACCATGACCGAGGAAGAAGCGCAAAAGCACGACGAGGCCTGGATCGCCCAGTACCAGGAAGTGGTGGGGCGCATCACCCAGGAATACCGCAACCGCATCCACCTGCTGGACGACAGCGGCGTGGCGACTTCCACCGAAGCCCAGCGCGACACCCCCGAAATGGTCCATGAACGCCGCCTGCGCTATCTGCGCGAGATGGAACTGCGCCTGCACTGCATTCACGTGGAGCGCGACACCCTGTACGCCGAACGCCAGGCCCACCGCATCAACGACGAAACCCTGCGTGCCATGGTCAGCGAACTGGACATGTCCGAAGTGGCGCTGCGCAAACGCCTGGTGGTGGCCCGCCGCGCCGCCGGCCTGCCGCCCCTGCCCCACGCCGGCGGCGCGCACTGA
- a CDS encoding 2-hydroxyacid dehydrogenase, producing MRVTFCCTGTKAEPWLEGLRAALPDADISVWAPGAPQADYAVVWAPPQQFMDEQPGLKALFNIGAGVDALMKLRLPANAQVVRLDDAGMSVQMAEYVTQAVIRHFRELDGYEADMRAGKWAFRKPRTREDFTVGVMGLGVLGERVAKALTVFEFPVLGWSRSPKAVDGVRTLHGSDGFTEFLSQTRVLINLLPLTPETENILNRENLGRLQAGAYVINVARGGHLVEDDLLALLAEGQIAGATLDVFRQEPLPAGHPFWSEPRITMTPHTSARTLRDESIAQIVGKVVDLSQGKPVKGMVDPQRGY from the coding sequence ATGAGAGTCACTTTTTGTTGTACGGGCACCAAGGCCGAACCTTGGCTGGAGGGCTTGCGCGCCGCGCTGCCGGATGCAGACATCAGCGTGTGGGCGCCGGGTGCCCCCCAGGCGGACTACGCCGTGGTGTGGGCGCCGCCCCAGCAGTTCATGGACGAGCAGCCGGGATTGAAGGCGCTGTTCAATATTGGCGCCGGTGTGGATGCGCTGATGAAGCTGAGGCTGCCGGCCAATGCCCAGGTAGTGCGACTGGACGATGCCGGCATGTCGGTGCAGATGGCCGAATATGTGACGCAGGCGGTGATCCGCCATTTCCGCGAGCTGGATGGCTATGAGGCCGATATGCGCGCCGGGAAATGGGCTTTCCGCAAGCCGCGCACGCGCGAGGACTTCACCGTGGGCGTCATGGGCCTGGGCGTGCTGGGTGAGCGCGTGGCCAAGGCGCTGACGGTGTTCGAGTTCCCGGTGCTGGGCTGGAGCCGTTCGCCCAAGGCGGTGGACGGTGTGCGCACGCTGCATGGCAGCGATGGCTTTACGGAGTTTCTGTCGCAGACCAGGGTGCTGATCAATCTGCTGCCGCTGACGCCCGAGACCGAGAACATTCTGAACCGCGAGAATCTGGGCCGGTTGCAAGCCGGCGCCTATGTGATCAACGTGGCGCGTGGCGGGCACCTGGTGGAGGACGATCTGCTGGCGCTGCTGGCCGAAGGCCAGATCGCCGGGGCCACGCTGGATGTGTTCCGCCAGGAGCCTCTGCCCGCCGGCCATCCGTTCTGGTCCGAGCCGCGCATCACCATGACGCCCCACACCTCTGCCCGTACGCTGCGCGATGAAAGCATTGCCCAGATCGTCGGCAAGGTGGTGGACCTGAGCCAGGGCAAACCCGTCAAGGGCATGGTCGATCCGCAGCGCGGGTATTGA
- a CDS encoding sulfatase-like hydrolase/transferase, with amino-acid sequence MNMRPHATLAPLNARHSASRGGGWVTALAWLWLFLPLVWMWPSSRTLGDVALSALLWCGCLLWRPLTRVAAWVLVLVGACYLGYFYAVRSAPDEFFWYSVLGASTTEAWEYASSYRLQDLASLLCWLLPAVAAAVHLWRRAPLLTGRLLRGVGWASWLVWGVLATTGVAKGYGLEGTLRRVDRVYPMTLGESYARYAHAAESIYRIPPMAPPAAAPMADVVVMVIGESASAQRWSLLGYQGNDTNAALRPWRDGLVTLPVTANGNNTGKTVPVLLTGQRMAEMPESGVVTVLDQGRSAGFRVETLSNQSASGMSLSFAHAAFRQRSDRFVNLQDGLQDGALTELLASSLQQQAAGQPALITLHMYGSHPRVNKRYPPEFAKWEDPYDNSIAYSSSLLADWISRLDALPGVRAALVYVSDHGQNFPQCGGSYTHGSTRSAYEVPLLVWGNAALRQQQPQWWGQLQKVAAHAVAPDGSLRQTNLLYTGVVQDLLGYQVHAVDKGTASHVSPAGDGPYPPTAAHNGCDDWFAQVAQQHPAATP; translated from the coding sequence ATGAACATGCGTCCCCATGCCACTTTGGCTCCCCTGAATGCCCGCCACTCCGCCTCCCGAGGGGGCGGCTGGGTGACGGCGCTGGCCTGGCTGTGGCTGTTCCTGCCGCTGGTGTGGATGTGGCCCTCCTCGCGCACCCTGGGGGATGTGGCGCTGTCGGCCCTGCTGTGGTGCGGCTGCCTGCTGTGGCGCCCCTTGACCCGCGTTGCGGCATGGGTGCTGGTGCTGGTGGGGGCCTGCTATCTGGGCTATTTCTACGCCGTGCGTTCAGCGCCGGACGAGTTCTTCTGGTATTCGGTGCTGGGTGCCTCCACCACGGAGGCCTGGGAGTACGCCAGCTCCTACCGGCTGCAGGATCTGGCGAGTCTGCTGTGCTGGTTGCTTCCTGCCGTGGCCGCGGCCGTGCACCTGTGGCGCCGCGCGCCGCTGCTGACGGGGCGGTTGCTGCGGGGTGTGGGCTGGGCGAGCTGGCTGGTGTGGGGCGTGCTGGCAACCACCGGGGTGGCCAAGGGCTATGGCCTGGAGGGCACGCTGCGCCGTGTGGACCGGGTGTACCCCATGACCCTGGGCGAATCGTACGCGCGGTACGCCCACGCCGCGGAATCGATCTACCGCATTCCGCCCATGGCCCCTCCCGCCGCTGCGCCCATGGCCGATGTGGTGGTGATGGTGATTGGCGAAAGCGCTAGCGCCCAGCGCTGGTCCCTGCTGGGCTACCAGGGCAACGATACCAATGCAGCGCTGCGCCCCTGGCGTGACGGGCTGGTGACCTTGCCGGTGACGGCCAATGGCAACAACACCGGCAAGACGGTGCCGGTCTTGTTGACCGGGCAGCGCATGGCCGAGATGCCGGAGTCCGGGGTGGTGACCGTGCTGGACCAAGGTCGGTCTGCCGGCTTCCGCGTGGAGACGCTGAGCAACCAGAGTGCTTCGGGCATGTCGCTGAGTTTTGCGCACGCGGCATTCCGCCAGCGTTCCGACCGGTTTGTGAACCTGCAGGATGGCCTGCAGGACGGGGCGTTGACGGAGCTGCTGGCCAGCAGCCTGCAGCAACAGGCGGCGGGGCAACCTGCGCTGATCACGCTGCACATGTATGGCAGCCACCCGCGGGTCAACAAGCGCTACCCTCCGGAATTTGCGAAGTGGGAAGACCCCTACGACAACAGCATTGCCTATTCCAGCAGCCTGCTGGCCGACTGGATTTCCCGGCTGGACGCCCTTCCCGGGGTGCGCGCCGCGCTGGTGTATGTGTCGGACCATGGGCAGAATTTCCCGCAATGCGGCGGTTCCTACACCCATGGCAGCACCCGCAGCGCGTATGAAGTCCCGTTGCTGGTCTGGGGGAATGCCGCCCTGCGTCAGCAGCAGCCGCAGTGGTGGGGACAATTGCAGAAGGTGGCCGCCCATGCCGTGGCCCCTGACGGCAGTCTGCGCCAGACCAATCTGCTCTACACGGGCGTGGTCCAGGATCTGCTGGGCTACCAGGTGCATGCGGTGGACAAGGGAACGGCCAGCCACGTCAGCCCGGCGGGTGACGGCCCCTACCCACCCACGGCAGCGCACAACGGCTGCGACGACTGGTTTGCCCAGGTGGCGCAGCAGCATCCCGCTGCCACGCCCTAG
- a CDS encoding hydroxymethylglutaryl-CoA lyase — protein MTSYPQRVKLVDVGPRDGLQNEKQPVPAAVKVELVHRLQNAGLTEIEVTSFVSPKWVPQMADNAEVMAAIARKPGVRYSVLTPNLKGYEAAVLSRPDEIVVFGAASEAFSQKNINCSIAESIERFAPVVEAARAAGIYVRGAMSCTVGCPYEGEVAPERVAYLAGLMRGIGVQHIGVADTIGVGTPVKVRKAIEATLQHFDINDVSGHFHDTYGQALSNTLAALAMGVWQYDTSVAGLGGCPYAKGATGNVATEDVVYMLHGMGIDTGIDLDQLIDAGAFISEHLGRPTQSRVAKAVLAKRASSAVCEAV, from the coding sequence ATGACAAGTTATCCCCAACGCGTGAAATTGGTCGACGTCGGCCCCCGCGACGGTCTGCAGAACGAGAAGCAGCCTGTGCCGGCCGCCGTCAAGGTGGAGCTGGTGCACCGTTTGCAGAATGCGGGTCTGACCGAGATCGAGGTCACCAGCTTTGTATCGCCCAAATGGGTGCCGCAGATGGCGGACAACGCCGAGGTGATGGCCGCCATCGCGCGCAAGCCCGGGGTGCGCTATTCGGTGCTGACGCCCAACCTGAAAGGCTACGAGGCGGCCGTGTTGTCCAGGCCCGACGAGATCGTGGTGTTTGGTGCGGCCAGCGAGGCGTTCAGCCAGAAGAACATCAACTGCTCCATTGCCGAGAGCATCGAGCGCTTTGCGCCCGTGGTGGAAGCGGCCCGTGCCGCCGGCATCTACGTGCGCGGTGCGATGAGTTGCACCGTGGGCTGCCCCTATGAGGGCGAGGTGGCGCCGGAGCGCGTGGCCTATCTGGCCGGGCTGATGAGGGGCATCGGCGTGCAGCATATCGGTGTGGCGGACACGATCGGGGTGGGCACGCCGGTCAAGGTGCGCAAGGCCATTGAGGCCACCTTGCAGCATTTCGACATCAACGATGTGTCGGGCCATTTCCACGATACCTACGGCCAGGCGCTGTCCAACACGCTGGCCGCACTGGCCATGGGCGTGTGGCAGTACGACACCTCGGTGGCCGGTCTGGGCGGCTGCCCCTACGCCAAGGGGGCGACGGGCAATGTGGCGACCGAAGACGTGGTCTACATGCTGCATGGCATGGGCATCGACACGGGCATCGATCTGGACCAGCTGATCGATGCCGGTGCGTTCATCAGCGAACACCTGGGTCGCCCCACGCAGTCGCGGGTGGCCAAGGCCGTGCTGGCCAAACGCGCGAGCAGCGCGGTCTGCGAGGCCGTGTGA
- a CDS encoding acetyl-CoA carboxylase biotin carboxylase subunit, with amino-acid sequence MFTKILIANRGEIACRVAATARRMGVRTVAVYSDADANAKHVAACDEAVHIGGSAPKDSYLRWERILEAARQTGAEAIHPGYGFLSENEDFANACAAAGLVFIGPPASAIRAMGLKAESKQLMEKAQVPLVPGYHGAGQDPSMLHQEADRIGYPVLIKASAGGGGKGMRLVEKSQDFAAALESCKREAINSFGNDAVLIEKYVLRPRHIEIQVFGDTHGNCVYLFERDCSVQRRHQKVLEEAPAPGMTEALRKKMGEAAVAAAKAVNYVGAGTVEFIVEQPGGYDQPDAMQFYFMEMNTRLQVEHPVTEAITGEDLVAWQLLVAAGQPLPKPQSALKIIGHAIEARICAENPENNFLPATGSLNVYRKPDCTSFAIGDVRVDDGVREGDAISPFYDSMIAKLIVHGDDRAQALARLDAALQQTHIVGLATNVQFLRQVVKSKAFATAKLDTALIERERAVLFGQDAVGRQLAIAAAVAATLEQEKTTQTADPFSQRDGWSMYGRSQRYFQFAYQGVELAATLAYAQGGAPAQLSVTEVGAQAAGEAQTLQWRALGAGGLDLQLGAQRCSVQVYVQGEAVTVFTPAGSAQLTEVDLLAHAGDSGTEGGRLTAPMPGKVVSFAVQAGDSVTKGQPLAVMEAMKMEHTIAAPADGVVQELLYAPGDQVAEGAELIRITSAVAA; translated from the coding sequence ATGTTCACAAAGATCCTGATTGCCAACCGCGGTGAAATTGCCTGCCGCGTGGCGGCCACTGCCCGCCGCATGGGCGTGCGCACCGTGGCCGTGTACTCGGATGCGGACGCGAACGCCAAGCATGTGGCGGCCTGTGACGAGGCCGTGCACATCGGCGGCAGTGCGCCCAAGGACAGCTATCTGCGCTGGGAGCGCATTCTGGAGGCGGCCAGGCAGACAGGGGCTGAGGCCATCCACCCCGGCTACGGCTTTCTCTCGGAGAACGAAGACTTTGCCAATGCCTGCGCGGCCGCGGGCCTGGTCTTCATTGGCCCACCCGCCAGTGCCATCCGTGCCATGGGCCTGAAGGCCGAGTCCAAGCAGCTGATGGAAAAGGCCCAGGTGCCGCTGGTGCCTGGCTACCACGGCGCCGGGCAAGATCCCTCCATGCTGCACCAGGAAGCGGACCGTATCGGCTACCCGGTGCTGATCAAGGCCAGCGCCGGCGGCGGCGGCAAGGGCATGCGCCTGGTGGAAAAAAGCCAGGACTTTGCCGCTGCGCTGGAGTCGTGCAAGCGCGAGGCCATCAACAGCTTTGGCAACGATGCTGTGCTGATCGAGAAATACGTGCTGCGCCCCCGCCATATCGAGATCCAGGTGTTTGGCGACACGCACGGCAACTGCGTCTACCTGTTCGAGCGCGATTGCTCTGTGCAGCGCCGCCACCAGAAGGTGCTGGAAGAAGCACCCGCCCCCGGCATGACCGAGGCGCTGCGCAAGAAGATGGGCGAAGCCGCCGTGGCCGCCGCCAAGGCCGTGAACTATGTGGGTGCGGGCACAGTCGAGTTCATCGTCGAACAGCCCGGCGGCTATGACCAGCCCGACGCCATGCAGTTCTACTTCATGGAAATGAACACCCGCCTGCAGGTGGAGCATCCGGTGACGGAGGCCATCACGGGCGAAGACCTGGTGGCCTGGCAGTTGCTGGTGGCGGCAGGGCAGCCGCTGCCCAAGCCGCAAAGCGCGCTGAAGATCATCGGCCATGCCATCGAGGCGCGGATCTGTGCCGAAAACCCCGAGAACAACTTCCTGCCCGCCACCGGCAGCCTGAACGTCTACCGCAAGCCGGATTGCACCAGTTTTGCCATCGGCGATGTGCGCGTGGACGACGGCGTGCGAGAAGGCGATGCCATCAGCCCCTTCTACGACAGCATGATCGCCAAGCTGATCGTGCATGGCGACGACCGTGCCCAGGCGCTGGCACGGCTGGATGCGGCCTTGCAGCAAACGCATATCGTGGGCCTGGCCACCAATGTGCAGTTCCTGCGGCAGGTGGTGAAGAGCAAGGCCTTTGCCACGGCCAAGCTGGATACGGCGCTGATCGAGCGGGAGCGTGCCGTGCTGTTCGGCCAGGATGCCGTGGGCCGCCAGCTGGCGATTGCCGCTGCCGTGGCCGCCACGCTGGAGCAGGAGAAAACCACCCAGACGGCCGACCCCTTCAGCCAGCGCGACGGCTGGAGCATGTATGGCCGCTCGCAGCGCTACTTCCAGTTTGCCTACCAGGGCGTGGAGCTGGCAGCCACACTGGCCTACGCCCAAGGCGGTGCCCCGGCGCAGCTGAGCGTGACCGAAGTGGGCGCGCAGGCCGCTGGCGAAGCCCAGACACTGCAATGGCGCGCTCTGGGTGCTGGTGGGCTGGATCTGCAGCTGGGTGCGCAGCGCTGCAGCGTGCAGGTCTATGTGCAGGGCGAAGCGGTGACCGTGTTCACCCCGGCCGGCAGCGCCCAGCTGACCGAAGTCGATCTGCTGGCCCATGCCGGTGACAGCGGCACCGAAGGAGGCCGCCTGACGGCGCCCATGCCCGGCAAGGTGGTGTCGTTTGCGGTGCAGGCCGGCGACAGCGTGACCAAGGGCCAGCCGCTGGCGGTGATGGAGGCCATGAAGATGGAGCACACCATTGCGGCACCGGCCGATGGCGTGGTGCAGGAGCTGCTGTACGCACCGGGCGACCAGGTGGCGGAAGGGGCGGAGCTGATCCGCATCACCAGCGCCGTGGCGGCCTGA
- a CDS encoding DUF4126 domain-containing protein: protein MTEYWNAFLQWLHRVGLHPDREAVEQAARQAGDAMASAGGAVADTAGKALSGMDMASLLALAAALGWASGFRLYIVVFLVGLLGATGLVVLPGGLHVLEHPALLFASGSMLCVEFLADKIPGVDSLWDLLQSVLRVPAGAALAAGVFGADNATMATVAALMGGTLAATSQAAKTSTRALINTSPEPFSNVGASLVEDTTAVGAIWLALAHPLVFGVALVVVVIAMWVVTWMLWRFVRGAVRRLRGWFGAEADALPKT, encoded by the coding sequence ATGACCGAGTACTGGAACGCCTTCCTCCAATGGCTGCACCGCGTGGGCCTGCACCCCGACCGCGAGGCGGTGGAGCAGGCGGCACGGCAGGCCGGCGATGCCATGGCATCGGCCGGCGGCGCGGTGGCGGACACGGCGGGCAAGGCCTTGAGCGGCATGGACATGGCCAGCCTGCTGGCCCTGGCCGCCGCACTGGGCTGGGCCAGCGGTTTCAGGCTCTACATCGTGGTGTTCCTGGTGGGGCTGCTGGGCGCCACCGGCCTGGTGGTGCTGCCCGGCGGCCTGCATGTGCTGGAACACCCGGCCCTGCTGTTTGCCAGTGGCAGCATGCTGTGTGTGGAGTTTCTGGCCGACAAGATTCCCGGCGTGGATTCGCTGTGGGACTTGCTGCAAAGCGTGCTGCGCGTGCCCGCCGGGGCGGCCCTGGCTGCCGGCGTGTTCGGTGCCGACAACGCCACCATGGCCACGGTGGCCGCACTGATGGGCGGCACGCTGGCGGCCACCAGCCAGGCTGCGAAGACCAGCACCCGTGCGCTGATCAACACCAGCCCGGAGCCGTTTTCGAATGTGGGTGCCAGCCTGGTGGAGGACACCACGGCCGTCGGCGCCATCTGGCTGGCGCTGGCCCATCCGCTGGTGTTCGGCGTGGCGCTGGTGGTGGTGGTGATTGCCATGTGGGTGGTGACCTGGATGCTGTGGCGCTTTGTGCGCGGTGCGGTCCGCCGCCTGCGTGGCTGGTTCGGTGCCGAGGCGGACGCACTGCCAAAGACCTAG
- a CDS encoding enoyl-CoA hydratase/isomerase family protein — protein MTHRYLTLTVNAGVATVTLTQPEIRNAFSDEVILEITEAFRVAGERPDVRAIVLAAEGTAFCAGANLNWMRRMADYDRAENLQDAGALAEMLRTIYHCPKPTIARVQGDVYAGGMGLVAACDMAVAAENAGFCLSEVKIGLVPGTIAPYVLRAMGARAGHRYFLTGERFDAAEALRIGFVHQVVAAEQLDDAVDSLLKALLVAGPDAVRTCKKLVLDVAEREINAQLIASTVEVIADIRASEEGKEGVQAFLSKRKPSWLS, from the coding sequence ATGACCCACCGTTATCTGACCCTGACCGTCAACGCCGGCGTGGCCACCGTCACGCTGACACAGCCGGAAATCCGCAACGCCTTCAGTGACGAGGTGATTCTGGAAATCACCGAAGCCTTCCGCGTGGCGGGCGAGCGCCCGGATGTGCGCGCCATCGTGCTGGCGGCGGAAGGCACGGCGTTCTGTGCCGGCGCCAACCTGAACTGGATGCGCCGCATGGCTGACTACGACCGTGCCGAGAACCTGCAGGATGCGGGCGCTCTGGCCGAGATGCTGCGCACCATCTACCACTGCCCCAAGCCCACCATTGCCCGCGTGCAGGGCGATGTCTATGCCGGCGGCATGGGCCTGGTGGCGGCCTGCGACATGGCGGTGGCGGCAGAGAACGCCGGCTTCTGCCTGAGCGAGGTGAAGATCGGCCTGGTGCCCGGCACCATCGCCCCCTATGTGCTGCGTGCCATGGGCGCGCGTGCCGGCCACCGCTACTTTCTGACCGGCGAGCGCTTTGATGCGGCCGAAGCCCTGCGCATCGGCTTTGTGCACCAGGTGGTGGCGGCCGAACAGCTGGACGACGCCGTGGACAGCCTGCTCAAGGCGTTGCTGGTGGCCGGGCCGGACGCGGTGCGTACCTGCAAGAAACTGGTGCTGGATGTGGCCGAGCGGGAAATCAACGCCCAACTGATCGCTTCCACCGTCGAGGTGATTGCCGATATCCGCGCCAGCGAGGAAGGCAAGGAAGGCGTGCAGGCCTTCCTCAGCAAGCGCAAGCCGTCCTGGCTATCGTGA